The Halomicronema hongdechloris C2206 genome includes a window with the following:
- the trpC gene encoding indole-3-glycerol phosphate synthase TrpC — protein MEIRRRPPNPSVAVQHLRYRVPLPHDQPRNILEKIVWHKETEVDQCRKRLSLQDLQKAVLTAPPPRDFLAALRQGNTHPALIAEVKKASPSRGLIREEFDPVAIAQAYAAGGATCLSVLTDETFFQGSFDYLTQIRDSLDLPLLCKEFILYPYQMYLARAKGADAVLLIAAILSDKDLRYFTQIAHALGMTALVEVHTLAELDRVLAIDTISLIGINNRDLETFRTSLDTTTTLLSQRQPPLDCHDCLIVSESGIHTPTDLATVAAAGANAVLIGESLIKQPDPAQAIAMLFAESTF, from the coding sequence ATGGAAATTCGTCGTCGTCCCCCCAATCCCAGTGTGGCCGTGCAGCACCTGCGCTATCGGGTGCCCCTGCCCCATGACCAACCCCGCAATATCTTGGAAAAGATTGTCTGGCATAAGGAAACAGAGGTTGACCAATGCCGAAAGCGGCTCTCCCTACAAGACCTACAGAAAGCTGTCTTGACGGCGCCGCCGCCACGGGATTTCCTGGCAGCCCTGCGTCAAGGCAATACCCATCCCGCCCTAATCGCTGAGGTCAAGAAAGCCTCCCCCAGCCGCGGACTGATTCGGGAAGAGTTTGATCCAGTTGCGATCGCACAGGCTTACGCTGCTGGCGGTGCTACCTGCTTATCGGTACTCACTGACGAAACCTTCTTCCAGGGCAGCTTTGACTATCTAACGCAAATTCGGGACAGCCTTGACCTGCCGCTGCTGTGTAAAGAGTTTATTCTCTATCCCTATCAGATGTATCTAGCCCGGGCCAAAGGAGCCGACGCCGTTCTCCTGATTGCCGCCATCCTGTCAGACAAAGATCTGCGCTATTTTACTCAAATTGCCCACGCCTTGGGGATGACCGCCCTAGTAGAAGTGCACACCTTAGCTGAACTAGATCGCGTGCTAGCCATCGACACCATCTCCCTGATCGGTATCAACAATCGCGATTTAGAAACCTTCCGAACCTCCCTGGACACGACCACAACACTGCTGTCTCAGCGCCAGCCCCCCCTAGACTGCCACGATTGTCTCATCGTCAGCGAATCAGGCATTCACACCCCAACAGATTTAGCCACCGTTGCCGCTGCCGGTGCCAACGCCGTCTTGATTGGAGAATCCTTAATCAAGCAACCCGATCCGGCCCAAGCCATTGCCATGCTATTTGCCGAATCAACCTTCTAG
- the lpdA gene encoding dihydrolipoyl dehydrogenase: MNQGVDYDLIIIGAGVGGHGAALHAVKYGLKTAIVEAAEMGGTCVNRGCIPSKALLAASGRVRELRNAQHLKSLGIQVAQVSFDRETIANHAKTLVSKIQGDMSNSLSRLGVDVMQGWAKLVAPQKVSIRQGDEETIITGQDVLLSPGSVPFVPPGIELDGKTVFTSDEALRLDWLPQWVAVIGSGYIGLEFSDIYTALGSEVTLIEALPQVMPTFDPDIAKMAQRALIGPRDIETRAGVIAKQVTPGSPVVIELADPETKEVVDVLEVDACLVATGRIPVTKELGLERVGVETDRRGFIPVDDHLQVLQDGKPMPHLWAIGDATGKMMLAHAASAQGVIAVENICGRSRTLNYRSIPAAAFTHPEVSFVGLTEPAARELAAAEGFAIDTVRTYFKGNSKALAEGESDGLAKVIYRQDTGEILGAHILGLHASDLIQEVANAIAQGHSVNDLSCCVHTHPTLSEVLDEAFKRAVTSV, encoded by the coding sequence GTGAATCAAGGGGTTGATTACGACTTGATTATCATTGGAGCCGGGGTCGGTGGCCATGGTGCTGCTCTACATGCCGTTAAGTATGGGCTGAAAACCGCCATTGTTGAGGCGGCTGAGATGGGTGGTACCTGTGTCAATCGGGGCTGCATTCCTTCCAAGGCACTGTTAGCAGCCTCTGGGAGAGTTCGAGAGTTACGTAATGCCCAGCACCTCAAGTCTCTTGGCATTCAGGTTGCTCAGGTCTCCTTCGATCGCGAGACGATTGCTAACCACGCTAAAACCCTGGTGAGTAAGATTCAGGGCGATATGAGCAATAGTTTGTCGCGCCTAGGGGTGGATGTGATGCAGGGATGGGCCAAACTGGTGGCTCCCCAGAAGGTGTCGATTCGCCAAGGGGATGAGGAAACGATAATCACTGGTCAAGACGTATTACTTTCGCCGGGATCAGTGCCGTTTGTGCCACCAGGTATTGAGCTGGATGGCAAGACAGTCTTCACCAGTGATGAGGCCTTGCGTCTCGATTGGTTGCCTCAGTGGGTGGCGGTGATTGGCAGTGGCTATATCGGCTTGGAGTTTTCAGATATTTATACTGCCTTGGGTAGCGAGGTGACGCTGATTGAAGCGCTGCCGCAAGTGATGCCTACTTTTGATCCAGATATTGCCAAGATGGCCCAGCGTGCGTTGATTGGCCCTCGAGATATCGAGACCCGGGCCGGTGTGATTGCTAAGCAGGTAACTCCTGGCTCGCCAGTGGTGATTGAGTTGGCCGATCCGGAGACGAAAGAGGTTGTTGACGTGCTGGAGGTCGATGCCTGCCTGGTGGCTACCGGCCGCATTCCCGTGACTAAGGAGTTGGGCTTGGAGCGAGTTGGGGTGGAAACCGACCGGCGTGGCTTTATCCCGGTCGATGACCATTTGCAGGTATTGCAGGATGGAAAACCGATGCCCCATCTGTGGGCTATCGGTGATGCCACTGGCAAGATGATGTTGGCGCATGCGGCCTCGGCCCAGGGTGTGATTGCGGTGGAAAATATCTGTGGTCGCTCTCGCACGCTCAATTATCGTAGTATTCCAGCGGCGGCCTTTACCCATCCGGAGGTCAGTTTTGTCGGGCTGACTGAACCGGCGGCGCGCGAGCTGGCGGCCGCGGAGGGCTTTGCTATCGATACGGTGCGGACCTACTTTAAAGGGAATTCTAAGGCCCTGGCAGAAGGGGAATCGGACGGATTGGCTAAGGTTATCTACCGTCAGGATACGGGGGAGATTCTAGGGGCCCATATTTTGGGGCTCCATGCCTCGGATTTGATTCAAGAGGTGGCCAATGCGATCGCACAGGGGCACTCCGTTAATGATTTATCCTGCTGCGTCCACACCCATCCCACCCTGTCGGAAGTACTGGATGAAGCGTTCAAGCGAGCTGTAACCTCTGTCTGA
- a CDS encoding photosystem I reaction center subunit XI, which yields MTDSIRPAGDPQIGNLATPINSSSVTKTFIGNLPAYRPGLSPQRRGLEIGMAHGYLLYGPFALLGPLRDSDIPGLAGLLGAAALVVILTACLSIYSGAGVNKGVSEATTPFDPPEALSHDEGWSEFAGGFLIGGIGGATFAYLLAANMPLLLSVVAGGHS from the coding sequence ATGACCGATTCGATCAGACCTGCGGGGGATCCCCAGATTGGTAACTTGGCGACCCCGATTAATTCCTCTTCGGTTACGAAAACCTTCATTGGTAATTTACCGGCCTATCGGCCTGGCCTATCGCCCCAGCGTCGGGGCCTAGAGATTGGCATGGCCCATGGCTATCTGCTCTATGGGCCGTTTGCCCTCTTGGGACCACTGCGAGATTCTGATATCCCAGGATTGGCAGGGTTGTTGGGAGCCGCTGCTTTGGTGGTGATTCTGACGGCATGCTTGTCAATTTACTCCGGAGCTGGGGTCAATAAGGGCGTGTCTGAGGCGACAACCCCATTCGATCCGCCAGAAGCACTCAGCCATGATGAGGGCTGGAGTGAGTTTGCCGGTGGATTTTTAATTGGTGGTATTGGCGGGGCAACGTTTGCCTATTTACTGGCAGCTAATATGCCCCTCCTATTGAGTGTTGTTGCCGGTGGCCACAGCTGA
- the tsaD gene encoding tRNA (adenosine(37)-N6)-threonylcarbamoyltransferase complex transferase subunit TsaD, producing MAIVLALETSCDETAVAIVEDRTVHASVVSSQIDLHRQYGGIVPEVASREHVLTLGPAIEQALATAQLDWAAIDGIAATCAPGLVGALLVGVTAGKTLAMVHDKPFLGVHHLEGHIYATYLADPALEPPFLCLLVSGGHTSLIQVQDCGEYVLLGQTRDDAAGEAFDKVARLLDLGYPGGPVIDRLARDGQVVFALPEGNISQPDGSSHPYDSSFSGLKTAVLRLVGKLRSQSGEALPIADVAASFQHTVATALTKRAIACARDHQLSTIAVGGGVAANSGLRQQLQAAAAAQGLRVLFPPLSLCTDNAAMIACAAADHLNRGHESDLSLGAQSRMPLTQVMDLYKA from the coding sequence ATGGCGATCGTATTAGCCTTAGAAACAAGTTGTGACGAAACCGCCGTGGCGATTGTTGAAGATCGCACGGTCCATGCCAGCGTTGTTTCCTCTCAAATCGATTTACATCGCCAATACGGCGGCATTGTTCCTGAAGTTGCCTCTCGAGAGCATGTGCTGACCCTGGGGCCTGCCATTGAGCAAGCCCTAGCAACCGCTCAACTGGATTGGGCTGCCATTGACGGTATTGCCGCCACTTGTGCCCCTGGCCTGGTAGGGGCGCTGCTGGTAGGCGTAACCGCTGGCAAGACTCTAGCTATGGTGCATGACAAGCCATTCCTGGGGGTGCATCATCTGGAAGGCCATATCTATGCCACCTATCTGGCGGATCCAGCCCTCGAGCCTCCCTTTCTCTGTCTATTGGTATCAGGAGGGCATACCAGCTTAATCCAGGTGCAGGATTGCGGTGAGTATGTCTTGCTAGGCCAGACTCGCGATGACGCTGCCGGGGAAGCCTTCGATAAGGTAGCGCGGTTACTCGATCTGGGCTATCCAGGCGGTCCTGTCATCGATCGGCTAGCCAGGGATGGCCAGGTTGTGTTTGCGCTGCCAGAGGGCAACATTTCTCAACCCGATGGTAGCAGTCATCCCTATGACTCTAGTTTTAGTGGCCTGAAGACGGCGGTGCTAAGGCTGGTCGGGAAGTTGCGTAGTCAGTCTGGGGAGGCCCTACCCATTGCCGATGTGGCGGCTAGTTTTCAGCACACCGTCGCCACTGCTTTGACCAAGCGGGCTATCGCCTGCGCCCGAGACCACCAACTGTCTACCATTGCCGTGGGGGGGGGTGTTGCCGCTAATAGTGGGCTGCGGCAGCAGCTCCAGGCGGCAGCGGCAGCGCAGGGCCTGCGGGTGCTATTTCCGCCGCTGAGTCTGTGCACCGATAATGCTGCCATGATTGCTTGTGCTGCTGCCGATCATCTCAATCGCGGCCATGAGTCTGACCTATCTTTAGGGGCCCAGTCTCGCATGCCCTTGACTCAAGTGATGGATCTGTACAAGGCTTGA
- a CDS encoding DUF5340 domain-containing protein, with translation MSDDQTIPLPSHIHYELLLQLLERETMIAAHPHSPLQGQVRELIITLRKALSQQRQLEETCDHQGVSVEYYWSLNVPSGSDDDPSIG, from the coding sequence ATGAGCGACGACCAGACTATTCCCTTACCGTCCCATATCCACTACGAACTGCTGCTGCAGTTACTTGAGCGAGAAACGATGATTGCTGCCCACCCTCACTCCCCACTGCAAGGGCAAGTCCGCGAACTCATCATTACCCTGCGCAAAGCTCTATCTCAACAGCGGCAACTCGAAGAAACCTGTGATCACCAGGGAGTTTCAGTGGAATACTACTGGTCTCTGAATGTACCCTCCGGCTCCGACGACGATCCTTCCATTGGCTAA
- a CDS encoding DNA-3-methyladenine glycosylase I, translating to MEKPVTHPNRCGWVHDDPIEVAYHDQEWGVPLHDDRKLFEFLVLDGFQAGLSWLTILRKRAAFREAFDGFDPERVARYDTTKQQALLQDRRIVRNRLKIKAASTNAKAFLQIQKTFGSFDAYLWAFVDGQPIQNAWPTWAAAPATSPLSDALSRDLKQRGFTFVGSTICYAFMQAAGLVNDHAVDCFRYREIQALYRSIT from the coding sequence ATGGAGAAACCAGTGACTCACCCCAACCGCTGTGGTTGGGTTCATGACGACCCCATCGAAGTGGCCTACCATGACCAGGAATGGGGAGTGCCTCTGCACGATGACCGCAAACTCTTTGAATTTCTAGTCCTGGATGGCTTTCAAGCCGGCCTCAGTTGGCTCACGATCTTGCGAAAGCGGGCCGCGTTTCGCGAAGCCTTCGACGGCTTCGATCCCGAGCGCGTTGCCCGTTACGACACTACCAAGCAACAGGCCTTGCTACAAGATCGCCGCATTGTCCGCAATCGGTTGAAGATAAAAGCGGCATCCACTAACGCCAAAGCCTTCTTACAGATCCAGAAAACCTTTGGCAGCTTCGATGCCTATCTCTGGGCCTTTGTCGATGGCCAACCCATCCAAAATGCCTGGCCTACCTGGGCAGCAGCCCCGGCCACTTCCCCCCTGTCCGATGCTCTCAGCCGAGATTTGAAACAACGGGGATTTACCTTCGTCGGCTCCACCATCTGCTACGCCTTCATGCAAGCGGCGGGACTAGTCAATGACCATGCCGTGGATTGCTTCCGTTACCGTGAGATTCAAGCCTTGTACAGATCCATCACTTGA
- the psaJ gene encoding photosystem I reaction center subunit IX, whose translation MDNLVKYLSTAPVVAAIWMAITAGVLIEFNRFFPDLLFHP comes from the coding sequence ATGGACAATCTTGTCAAGTATCTTTCCACGGCGCCAGTGGTGGCCGCTATATGGATGGCCATTACGGCGGGAGTTTTGATTGAATTCAATCGCTTCTTCCCCGATCTTCTGTTTCATCCTTAA
- a CDS encoding ABC transporter ATP-binding protein encodes MAVVLHLENLTKRYLPSAPVAVDAVDLTLEQGCLLGLLGPSGCGKTTLLRLVAGFEQPQRGQITLTGQVICGSEGAMPPEKRDVGIVFQDYALFPHLTVEKNVAFGLNHLRRQGWLSRQQVRSHTADAIQLVGLHGFERRYPHELSGGQQQRVALARALAPRPSLILLDEPFSNLDVQVRLYLRQEVREILKQIGASGIFVTHDQEEALAIADQVAVMRGGCIEQVGTPEDIYREPASRFIAEFVTQANFLPARRSRQGWQTEVGCFDVHVDPCAAAGATCDDDMGDLMIRQEDLQIEADSTAPLLVRDRQFLGREYKYCLETPSGQVLHARMASGQRIGIGERVRASIAQPRLQLFPATSHSLIDPTLTSLSVA; translated from the coding sequence ATGGCGGTTGTCCTCCATCTGGAAAATCTGACCAAACGTTATCTGCCGAGCGCCCCTGTGGCGGTAGATGCCGTTGATCTCACCCTAGAGCAGGGATGCTTGCTAGGGTTGCTGGGGCCGTCTGGCTGCGGCAAGACGACGTTACTGCGGCTAGTGGCTGGCTTTGAGCAGCCCCAGCGAGGCCAGATTACCCTGACCGGGCAAGTCATCTGTGGTTCTGAGGGGGCTATGCCTCCAGAGAAGCGGGATGTGGGGATCGTTTTTCAAGACTATGCCCTGTTCCCCCACCTGACGGTGGAGAAAAATGTGGCCTTCGGGCTCAATCACTTGCGGCGCCAGGGTTGGCTGAGTCGACAACAGGTGCGATCGCACACCGCCGATGCCATTCAGCTGGTAGGACTACACGGGTTTGAGCGCCGCTATCCCCACGAGCTCTCCGGCGGACAGCAGCAACGGGTAGCCCTGGCTCGGGCGTTAGCCCCCCGCCCTTCTCTGATTCTGCTAGACGAGCCCTTCAGCAACCTGGATGTGCAAGTGCGCCTATACCTGCGCCAAGAGGTGCGAGAAATTCTCAAGCAAATCGGCGCCTCTGGTATCTTCGTCACCCACGACCAAGAAGAAGCCCTAGCCATTGCTGACCAAGTGGCCGTCATGCGCGGCGGTTGCATCGAGCAAGTGGGGACCCCAGAAGATATCTATCGAGAACCCGCCTCCCGATTCATTGCCGAATTCGTGACCCAGGCCAATTTCCTACCGGCTCGCCGTAGTCGCCAGGGATGGCAGACAGAGGTAGGGTGCTTCGATGTCCATGTCGATCCCTGTGCCGCTGCTGGGGCCACCTGCGACGACGACATGGGCGACTTGATGATCCGCCAAGAAGATCTCCAGATCGAAGCCGATAGCACCGCCCCGTTGCTCGTGCGCGATCGCCAGTTCCTAGGCCGCGAGTATAAATACTGTTTAGAGACTCCCTCCGGGCAAGTTCTACATGCTCGCATGGCTAGCGGTCAGCGCATTGGCATCGGCGAGCGGGTGCGAGCCTCTATTGCCCAACCTCGGCTACAGCTGTTTCCCGCCACTAGCCATTCTCTTATAGATCCCACCTTGACTTCCCTGTCAGTGGCCTGA
- a CDS encoding Photosystem I reaction center subunit III: MRRLFALVLGIISWFGIALPAAADVAGLTPCSESAAFQQRAANAATEAAKARFDFYGSSNLLCGDDGLPHLIVDGDLSHVGEFLIPSILFLYIAGWIGWAGRSYLIAVRSEKKPEEKEIIIDVPLALKCSLSGFAWPLTAFRDIASGEMFAKDTEIPVSPR, encoded by the coding sequence ATGCGACGGTTGTTTGCTCTGGTCCTTGGAATCATTTCGTGGTTTGGTATCGCTTTACCAGCTGCTGCTGATGTTGCAGGGCTGACTCCCTGCAGTGAATCTGCTGCTTTCCAGCAGCGGGCGGCGAATGCAGCGACGGAAGCTGCCAAAGCTCGCTTTGACTTCTATGGCAGTTCAAATCTCCTCTGCGGTGATGACGGCCTTCCTCATCTAATCGTAGACGGGGACCTCTCCCATGTAGGTGAATTTCTCATTCCCAGCATTCTTTTTCTATATATCGCCGGTTGGATTGGTTGGGCTGGTCGTTCCTACCTGATTGCAGTGCGCAGCGAGAAGAAGCCCGAAGAGAAGGAAATTATCATTGATGTGCCTCTGGCTCTGAAATGTTCTCTCTCTGGGTTTGCTTGGCCTCTGACTGCCTTTCGTGACATTGCTTCCGGGGAAATGTTTGCCAAGGACACTGAAATTCCTGTGTCCCCCCGTTAG